GGTCAGTTTCAGGATTAAGGTACTTTAtgtcacaaaataaatcaagctacaaactaaattttaaagcagatgttattcctttaaaaataatctcacattttcttggcacaaatttaattttaccagCCAAATTTTCTCAAAGAGATAACCTCCAACCtttgagaatattaaatatttcataccacacatttttttctccaaatatttttcttaacccAGTTTAATGTTTTCCTACCCAGGCAGATGTTTTATGACTTTGTCCATAAGAAGAGAAACTGAAGGTAGCAATATATTAAGCTATATAAAAGATCTGAGTCCAAAAATACAATGGAAATTTGGTTTTATCTTTCTGCtgtttaattaatttgaattaaaaaattatcaaacatCACATAATTACTATATAGTTATGTGTAGGTGGGCTTACCCACATACAACATTGGTTAAAGAAAATGCTGCACAGATAATGATAAAGAGGCTCATAACCAAAAATCTACTCAGCCTATACTTTATTCTAATTATGccaatggatttaaaaaaaaagtcacagaatgGTAACTTTAAATCTGGAATTGCTACGTGAGCAACAAACAAGGAATGATCACAATTCAGAGTATAGCAAATGGTACATAATTTGAGCCAAGCAAACTACACATGCCTAAAGCTTTAATAAAATTACGAGTCAACTGAATCTCTTTTTATGTCTAAGAACAACTGTACAGTTAAGCTTAGTGGTGTAATCCAGGCTGCTCAGCTCTGGTCCAAGAATATACTGCAATACTGACATTAGGGTTCAATATTAAGGTTGTGTTAGTTTAATATCACTTTTAAGGATCGCATGGAATGTGCAAAATTAGTAAGCTAGCGATGAAAAGGAGTAAGAAGTAGAGGGGCATTTTGAAACACAGCAAATCGAAACCGAAGAGACCACAGAAACTTTTTTTGCTTACAATATTATGGACCGAACAGTGAATTCTGTAGTTTTTTTCCAAAAGCTGTTGCACTGCACTTGACCTATAATATAAAGGAAGTGATATCACTATTACTCCAAAATCAGAGattataaataatttcctttcagtttattataaatttaaatctatGTTCCACATGGTAAAATTAAGGGACTAAAAAAGGTGTTAATATTTAAACTTGTGAAACAACCACAAACTGGTTATATTTAAAAGGTAAAGTTTCCCAAGTAGGTCCCATGCGGTCAGTGGCAGCCCGATGCTGAgctagatctcatgaaccatgaggtcacgaccaGAGCTGCAATCAGGAGTTGGATggctaattgagccacccaggggcccctttttgaaattcttaaagGAGTTCTAGACTCTCCACAAaacatcacctcaaaaagaaaaaaagagtgaaattacaGCTTTCagaacctctttttttcctttaggccTCAAATTGCTCTTACAGAATTTTTTCCAAGTTAATAAAATTGCATCAATTTTTCATAGGTGTGGAAAGGACCCACTACcccatttttccaaggaaaaatgAGACAGATGTGTggtcagtttttggttttttttttttttttccgttttgcCAAAAAACCTGATCTAATTCCAAATTCCTAGGAACGTTCTTTGTTAAATTTTCCTGCCTCCCAGAGTACCAAGTTAGTGTAAAAGGTAAAGTATATCTGGACACGGATAATCTTTACACTTTAGGATATCTGTTCAGGTATCTGTTACCAAATTCTAATACTTAGTTTTTACAGCAATAGTCCTTCATATatcataaatgagaaaaattctcACTTAAATGCCGCAGACAGTGTCTTGTTCTTCCTAACAAAGGTGATCCTTACTAGGCCATCCCATTCCTGAAACAGAAAATGGATCATTTGTTATAAAATATCAAACCTTGCCTATGTCTTCTAGGTATtgtcttttaatatataaaactgaaaagaacctTCTGAAGTTCTGTATTTTGATCTAATTGACATGTGTAAAATAAGATATGTACTTGATTTTTGCACTTTTGTGCACTTCACTGAATATTTtatcctcaattttaaaaataaaaaattattccacATCTGAATAAAGAATGTGACATTTATTAAAATCAAAGTACCATTTTCAAAAAACATAATTCCAAATAGGATTTAGAATATAGCCTATGCAACATCCCTAAACGACCCAGAAGAGGTAACTAACCAGTCCATTTACCACTGGTTACTGACCACACAAGAAATCATGTTTTTATCCAAGCCGACCGCAGTATGGTTTTACATCCAGTGATCTAACTACTTAATTGCAGAAACATGAATTTTGATTAAAAACTGCTACCCAGAAGATTACTCAAAtccaactatttttattttatcttgttttctatcttgtttattcaaatttttatttgaataagtCGAATAGATACAGGTTTTCCATGCAATTATGTATGCATAATGCAATTATGCACtggcattctatttttttttttctgaaaggcagagaacgtgcaggagaggggcagcagagagacagggagagagaatcccaagcaggctccaagttgtcaatgcagagcctaggatggggctcaatcccatgaaccatgagaccatgacctgatccgaGATGAAGAGCCAggggcttaactgagccaccaggcaggcacccctgcaatAGCATTCTAATCTGCactttttgcaaacattttccacGCTTTTTTGTGCTTTTCACAATGATCTTACATCCAATTATTCCATCTACTCAATTACACAAATGTCATAATTAGCATTTTCCTGCTTGGACATTTAGGTTGACTCAATATTTTCTGCTGCTAGAGACCCACATCTCCCAGCTTGGtcttttttccaactttattgaaTGACCTAGTATTTTAATCTCACCTGAAAATTGATAGGTGGTGGTGGATTCTTGGGTTCTATTCTTACGACACTGGATTCCACCTTTGGTGGTGGCCTGAAATTGTTCTTTCCAACCTATTAATCAGAAAATAAGGAATCCTCTCAAAAactgcttgttttttttgtttttgttttttttgagagcgagagagcgcatgtgcatgCACCCACAGGagcaaggaagggggagagggagagggagagaggcttaagcaggctccactctcagcacggagcttgatgcagagctcaatctcatgacccagggaccatgacctgagccgaaatcaagagccagacactcaaccaactgaggcagccaggcacctccctccttttttttcaaatacagttttaaattaGTGATTAAATATGCTTTCCTCACAGAAGGCACAACTAGATGCTCAAGAATGAGGTAAGCCATATTATTTCACTAACAGTCACTTACTTTCATCAGATGGTCCACACGTGCTAACAGCTGTGTATTGATAGATAGTCTGCAGTATAATTTATCTCCAGGCTTTGCAACTAGTCGGAGAGCAAATTCTCTTTGAAACATAAGTACAGCACATCTGAAGAGACAGTAGTAGAAAAGAGTAAGGAAAATGGTCACTTTTAACTGTAAACGTATCTTAACTTCAATTAATTGTCTTAGGTGGGAAATAGCAGTGCAAGATCTGTGGTTAATGAGAATTCATTCAGCTGCTGAGAAGGCAGAACAGTTTCAGATTTAGCTTTATTACCATAAAATGATccatctggcttttctttttataatggcTGCACCTTCAATCCTTGCGTATGTAAGCCCTCGGCGATCAGATGAGAAAGTATTTCAGATAAGCCCGAGTCCATTACCCTtgctaagaaaacaaaacccaaactaacAAAATTGGCTCAGGAGCCCAGTGGTATTTATAGGGTAGCAAACACCCTTAtggaaggagaggcaggagagacagaTTGTGACGTTGGCGTCCTCCGGATATAACAGGTAAGGAACGTGGGCTTTTTATTCGGCAAGCAATGGGGAGGCTTTTCGGAGGCTCTTGAACTGGAGAAGAGCACCTTCAAAGCTGGGCTTtgactttcaaatttttttgacAATGAATCAGACCAGGAAATACCTTTGACATTGCAGGCCATGCCACAACTATCTGtattatatgtgtttttatgtaACTCAAGCAAAagtttcataaaattataatcaCCTGGGCCACATGCAATGCATGCTCTCTGATATACTCTATgccatgtgatttaaaaaatgacagtcaTGACTCAAGAAATTTAAACTACTAAAAGGTTTTTGACTTGGAATTTGAAAACCCCTGTTACATATCGTGCtagagaccagttaggagaccACTGCAATTGTCTAGACATAAGGTAATAAAAGAAGTCTGACCTGGACTAATGGAAAGAGTATTAGAAAACAGGGAAGGGCTGCCTGGTCTCAGAAGCGGGATTTATACCACACCTCCCCCAAATAACTATGTCAactgaataaaaaggaaacaaagacctCCATACAAATAGATACTTTCTACAGAACACATTCTTGATTCTCCAAcagttttttaattgaattgactTTCATCTTTGGCTGTGTTTCATCTTTGGCCCAAGATATGGCGGTAATTTTGGTCTTTTGTCACAAACCTGAAAAAAGGTCGGTGCAGCAACAGCTTGAAGACAAAGGGGGAAGAGATCTGTAAGAGAGTTCACGAGTTACTTCTGAGAAAGACACACCACAGAAGTATGTTTGTATAATGTTCCCAACAATTTGGACACATACCTGATATGGCAAATTTGCCACACAGGCATCAAAGAATGGCAAATCTGTTTTCAACACATCACCCACCAGTACTTGAAGTTTGCTGGCCAGAGGcctaataataaggaaaaaagcaattaaaaaagatAGTGTTTCACAAGATTGAAATGCACTCTAATTCTAACTTGCATACTCACGTGCCCTGAACTCTTTTGTGAAGTTCAGCTACTAGTCTTGGGTCAAGTTCACAGGCAATTAcctatgttaaaaaacaacacaacacaaaacaaaaaacggtaTTTGGGGGTAAATTATGGAGCGTAAATCTTGTTATCTCAGTCATAACTCTTACATGATTAagaggaattaaatttttttccccattctacCATTAATATTCCTTCATTTATACTCTactatttcaaacaaaaaaacccccaccatTGAGATAAGTAGACTCTGAGTGGCACCTGTTCAACGGCTCCCCTTCTTACTGGGCTCTGGTAACACAGTTCCCTCCT
The sequence above is drawn from the Panthera uncia isolate 11264 unplaced genomic scaffold, Puncia_PCG_1.0 HiC_scaffold_1315, whole genome shotgun sequence genome and encodes:
- the LOC125916913 gene encoding probable dimethyladenosine transferase encodes the protein MPKIKPGTSGRRRDRLKQSRELKSAGGLMFNTGIGQHILKNPLIVNSIIDKAALRPTDVVLEVGPGTGNMTVKLLEKAKKVIACELDPRLVAELHKRVQGTPLASKLQVLVGDVLKTDLPFFDACVANLPYQISSPFVFKLLLHRPFFRCAVLMFQREFALRLVAKPGDKLYCRLSINTQLLARVDHLMKVGKNNFRPPPKVESSVVRIEPKNPPPPINFQEWDGLVRITFVRKNKTLSAAFKSSAVQQLLEKNYRIHCSVHNIVSKKSFCGLFGFDLLCFKMPLYFLLLFIASLLILHIPCDP